In bacterium, a genomic segment contains:
- a CDS encoding aromatic ring-hydroxylating dioxygenase subunit alpha codes for MAHFPKPAEGSWTEHYPGLGTGPVSYKDSYDPDYWQQEIDAIFKKEWLCIGRVERLGRAGSYFTREFPWAKRSILVVKDREGTVRAFYNVCRHRGNKLVWDDFPNEETSGVCRQLTCKYHGWRYDLDGSLVFIQQESEFFDVDKDSLGLVPVACDIWEGFIFVNLDPEPQQTLAEALAPLSEGLAGYPFGEMTQTYEVRSEIDSNWKLFIDAFVEFYHAPVLHQRQAAAEEAEKLAGFGFEGLHYELFSPHSMVSSWGGMSPPKDPSMVKPIENLLRSGLFGPWDKPAAVNDNQDLPPLLNPSKHRSWGIDSFVLWPNFMILFWETGWYLTYSYWPLGPGKHLFESTLNFVPPENASQRAAQEFAFSTFKEYAFQDANTLEATQAMIESEVVDTFMLNDQEILCRHHHAAVREQVKAGGRPGGYPWMPASDNGGGE; via the coding sequence ATGGCCCATTTCCCCAAGCCAGCGGAGGGCAGCTGGACCGAGCACTACCCCGGCCTGGGAACCGGTCCGGTCTCCTACAAGGACTCCTACGACCCTGACTACTGGCAGCAGGAGATCGACGCCATCTTCAAAAAGGAGTGGCTGTGCATAGGGCGCGTCGAGCGGTTGGGACGGGCAGGCAGCTACTTCACCAGGGAATTCCCCTGGGCCAAGCGGAGCATTTTGGTGGTCAAAGACCGGGAGGGCACCGTGCGGGCGTTCTACAACGTCTGCCGCCACCGGGGAAACAAGCTGGTGTGGGATGACTTCCCCAACGAGGAGACCTCCGGGGTGTGCCGCCAGCTCACCTGCAAGTACCACGGCTGGCGCTACGACCTCGACGGCTCGCTGGTGTTCATCCAGCAGGAGTCGGAGTTCTTCGACGTTGACAAGGATTCTCTCGGCCTGGTTCCGGTAGCCTGTGACATATGGGAGGGCTTCATCTTCGTCAACCTCGACCCTGAACCCCAGCAAACGCTCGCCGAGGCCCTGGCGCCGCTGTCAGAGGGTCTGGCCGGCTATCCGTTCGGCGAGATGACCCAGACCTACGAGGTGCGCTCGGAGATCGACAGCAACTGGAAGCTGTTCATCGACGCGTTCGTGGAGTTCTACCACGCCCCGGTGCTGCACCAGCGCCAGGCGGCCGCCGAGGAGGCCGAGAAGCTGGCCGGATTCGGCTTCGAGGGACTCCACTACGAGCTGTTCAGCCCCCACTCCATGGTGTCGTCGTGGGGCGGCATGTCGCCGCCCAAGGACCCGAGCATGGTCAAGCCGATCGAGAACCTGCTGCGCAGCGGCCTGTTCGGTCCCTGGGACAAGCCCGCAGCCGTCAACGACAATCAGGATCTGCCTCCGCTGCTCAACCCGTCCAAGCACCGCTCGTGGGGCATCGACTCATTCGTGCTGTGGCCCAACTTCATGATCTTGTTCTGGGAGACAGGCTGGTATCTCACCTACTCCTACTGGCCCCTCGGCCCCGGCAAGCACCTGTTCGAGTCAACCCTCAACTTCGTTCCGCCGGAGAACGCCAGCCAGCGCGCCGCCCAGGAATTCGCGTTCTCCACCTTCAAGGAGTACGCCTTCCAAGACGCCAACACCCTGGAGGCCACCCAGGCCATGATCGAGAGCGAGGTGGTGGACACCTTCATGCTCAACGACCAGGAGATCCTCTGCCGCCACCACCACGCCGCGGTGCGCGAGCAGGTGAAGGCCGGCGGGCGGCCGGGCGGCTACCCGTGGATGCCGGCGTCGGACAACGGCGGAGGGGAATGA
- a CDS encoding acyl-CoA dehydrogenase family protein produces MDPDTFRRDLGAWLDANTDDLTPPYEGAGSMDEQMAHYVHVKRALFDAGFGRYGWPESVGGLGGSPLLRAVVGEEVNLRGLSDPSPWTMIEVLAPTVIDFARPEISARFVPPFMRGDEMWCQGFSEPDAGSDLASLSCRATKTDGGWVVSGQKIWTSFIQYSSRCVLLTRTGDPDSAHRGITALLVDVDSPGITFSPIETMHGRLDFAEVHYDEVFVPSDRLIGEENGGWQVAMDILPYERSTTFWQRGALLHRRLSDLVTQVADSGDFSDAAAKAVGQAYLSLVAFRCRSRDTQHRLDAGQQPGVETSIDKMLITSAEQQLFEAVRDLLPGVIEFDEDLTAAQWRTDYLYSKAASIYGGTSEIQRNIVARRLLDLGPES; encoded by the coding sequence ATGGATCCTGACACCTTTCGACGCGACTTGGGGGCGTGGCTCGACGCCAACACCGATGATCTGACCCCGCCCTATGAGGGCGCGGGCTCGATGGACGAGCAGATGGCCCACTACGTCCACGTCAAGCGGGCCCTATTCGACGCCGGGTTCGGCCGGTACGGATGGCCGGAGTCGGTAGGGGGGCTAGGGGGCTCTCCGCTGTTGCGGGCCGTCGTCGGCGAGGAGGTCAACCTGCGGGGGCTGTCCGATCCGAGTCCCTGGACGATGATCGAGGTTCTGGCCCCCACCGTCATCGACTTCGCCCGGCCCGAGATTTCCGCCCGTTTCGTGCCGCCGTTTATGCGGGGCGACGAGATGTGGTGCCAGGGGTTCTCCGAGCCCGATGCGGGCAGCGACTTGGCCTCCCTGTCGTGCCGGGCCACCAAAACCGACGGCGGTTGGGTGGTGAGCGGACAGAAGATCTGGACCAGCTTCATCCAATACTCCTCGCGCTGCGTACTGCTCACCCGGACCGGCGACCCGGACAGCGCCCATCGAGGCATCACTGCTTTGCTGGTGGACGTGGACTCTCCGGGCATCACCTTTAGCCCGATCGAGACCATGCACGGTCGGCTGGACTTCGCCGAAGTCCATTACGACGAAGTTTTCGTGCCCTCCGACCGGCTCATCGGCGAGGAGAACGGGGGATGGCAAGTGGCCATGGACATCCTCCCCTACGAGCGGTCCACCACGTTCTGGCAACGGGGGGCCCTGTTGCACCGGCGATTGTCCGACTTGGTGACCCAGGTAGCCGATTCGGGCGATTTCAGCGACGCTGCGGCCAAGGCGGTTGGTCAGGCGTACCTGTCCCTGGTGGCCTTCCGCTGCCGATCCCGCGACACCCAGCACCGGCTCGACGCCGGCCAACAGCCAGGGGTGGAGACGTCGATCGACAAGATGCTCATCACATCGGCCGAGCAGCAGCTGTTCGAGGCAGTGCGTGACTTGCTCCCCGGCGTGATCGAGTTCGACGAAGACCTCACCGCCGCTCAGTGGCGCACCGATTACCTCTACTCCAAGGCGGCTTCCATCTACGGAGGAACCTCCGAGATTCAGCGCAACATCGTCGCCCGCCGTTTACTCGATTTGGGGCCAGAGTCATGA
- a CDS encoding 2Fe-2S iron-sulfur cluster binding domain-containing protein has protein sequence MDYVEGDTVLESARRAGLSPPFSCEAGNCATCMAFLKEGSVTMRANEALEPDEVEDGYILTCQSVPDCDSVVDYDSL, from the coding sequence ATGGACTACGTCGAGGGCGACACTGTGCTGGAATCGGCCCGGAGGGCCGGGCTGAGTCCGCCGTTTTCCTGCGAGGCAGGCAACTGTGCAACCTGCATGGCCTTTCTCAAAGAGGGCAGCGTCACCATGCGGGCCAACGAGGCGCTGGAACCCGATGAGGTGGAAGACGGGTACATTCTCACCTGCCAGTCGGTCCCCGACTGCGATTCAGTAGTCGACTACGACAGCTTGTGA
- a CDS encoding nuclear transport factor 2 family protein, whose product MDQERMADIIEIEQLLARYAVGMTKDDIDTVMEVFTPDGTYRAFGDKYALADFPRLVAAAPKGLFLVGPPEIELDGDQASGTQPLCFVGQTDHQMRIGYYNDTYRRTQRGWRLATRSMTFLRRSGARDAGRTHDPDRPEPSAS is encoded by the coding sequence ATGGATCAGGAGCGGATGGCCGACATCATCGAGATCGAGCAACTGCTGGCCCGCTACGCCGTCGGCATGACCAAAGACGACATCGACACCGTGATGGAGGTGTTCACCCCCGACGGCACCTACCGCGCGTTCGGCGACAAGTACGCCCTGGCCGACTTCCCCCGGCTGGTGGCCGCCGCCCCCAAGGGCCTGTTCTTGGTGGGCCCGCCGGAGATCGAGCTAGATGGCGACCAAGCCTCAGGCACCCAGCCGCTGTGCTTTGTAGGCCAGACGGACCATCAAATGCGGATCGGCTACTACAATGACACCTACCGCCGCACCCAGAGGGGCTGGCGGCTAGCCACCCGCTCGATGACCTTCCTTCGGCGAAGCGGCGCCCGAGACGCCGGCCGCACCCACGACCCCGACCGCCCCGAGCCGTCGGCTAGCTGA
- a CDS encoding Gfo/Idh/MocA family oxidoreductase produces MTVRWGIAGPGGIAVGFANGLQLLDDAEIYAIGSRSADRARDFAAQYGASASYGSYEELAADPGVDAVYVATPQSRHEQDTLLFLEAGKPVLCEKPFALNRAQSQRMIDASRERGLLLMEAMWSRFLPAYRVLADLLADQAIGQPQLVEADFGFHQPFDPDHRLYDPERGGGGILDLGVYPVQFASLVLGTPTSVAAQGRIGETGVDEQVAAVLGHPGGELAVVKAAIATNLGCTARIAGTEGTIEIPAFMHCPGSLTVVRGFDREEIDGSWEGDGLRFQVDEFHRCLAAGELESPVISHAETLSIMGTLDQIRDQIGLRFPGE; encoded by the coding sequence GTGACTGTTCGATGGGGAATCGCCGGGCCGGGAGGCATCGCCGTTGGGTTTGCCAACGGGCTCCAGTTGCTGGACGACGCTGAGATCTACGCTATTGGGTCGCGCTCGGCCGACCGGGCCAGGGACTTTGCCGCCCAGTACGGAGCTTCGGCCTCCTACGGCAGCTATGAGGAGCTGGCCGCCGATCCCGGAGTGGACGCGGTGTACGTGGCCACCCCTCAATCCCGCCACGAACAGGACACGCTGCTGTTTCTTGAGGCGGGCAAGCCTGTGTTGTGCGAGAAGCCGTTTGCGCTCAACCGGGCCCAGAGCCAGCGCATGATCGATGCGTCCCGGGAGCGAGGGCTGCTGCTGATGGAGGCCATGTGGAGCCGCTTCCTCCCCGCCTATCGGGTATTGGCCGACCTGCTCGCAGACCAGGCCATCGGCCAGCCCCAACTGGTGGAGGCCGACTTCGGGTTCCACCAACCATTCGATCCCGACCACCGTCTGTACGACCCCGAGCGGGGCGGCGGGGGGATCCTCGACCTAGGCGTGTACCCCGTGCAGTTTGCCTCTCTGGTATTGGGCACGCCCACCAGCGTGGCGGCTCAGGGTCGGATCGGCGAGACCGGGGTCGACGAGCAGGTGGCCGCCGTTCTCGGCCACCCCGGCGGCGAGCTGGCGGTGGTGAAGGCGGCCATCGCCACCAACTTGGGCTGCACCGCCCGCATTGCCGGTACCGAGGGAACCATTGAGATCCCGGCGTTCATGCACTGCCCGGGGTCGCTCACGGTGGTTCGCGGGTTCGACCGGGAGGAGATTGACGGCTCCTGGGAGGGCGACGGTCTCCGGTTCCAAGTAGATGAGTTCCACCGCTGCCTGGCCGCCGGTGAGCTGGAGAGCCCGGTGATCTCCCACGCCGAAACGCTCTCGATCATGGGCACCCTCGACCAGATCCGCGACCAGATTGGCCTGCGGTTCCCTGGGGAGTAG
- a CDS encoding acyl-CoA dehydrogenase family protein, translating to MSELLDHNDWTLLSASFTSAMLDAPGPAEADQVLNEMGWADLLHAAPGPAVAIAFSALGASGSAATLLDDVVAHALGIPISPSSCVFFPTSLHTNPAAPQPGDPRSLMEEDPLVLNGLVSSRIDRANTVVLPVDEFEGTETATIEAGLLQTPALTGIDPDHPYRHVSAHIATDDLTPLQTKGNWEAAMTAARMALAYQLLGGARWMLDEARQHAIDREQFGRPVASFQAIRHKLAESLALIEGAQSVTEACLRDPNPLLAGLAKSLAGQAALTTATHAQQVLAGMGFTAEHSFHLGLKRTLVLDALCGSSNWLPTEIGRDLLIYGTVPRLIQL from the coding sequence ATGAGCGAACTCCTCGATCACAACGATTGGACCCTGCTATCTGCGAGTTTCACGTCGGCGATGCTTGACGCGCCCGGTCCGGCTGAGGCTGACCAAGTGCTAAACGAGATGGGCTGGGCCGATCTGCTACATGCCGCCCCCGGACCGGCCGTGGCGATTGCTTTCAGCGCACTCGGCGCTTCAGGCTCGGCCGCCACCTTGCTCGATGACGTGGTAGCCCACGCGCTCGGCATACCCATATCGCCCTCCTCCTGCGTCTTCTTTCCTACCTCCTTGCACACCAACCCTGCGGCCCCACAACCAGGCGATCCCCGGTCCCTGATGGAGGAAGATCCCCTTGTCCTCAATGGTCTGGTGTCGTCGCGGATAGACCGGGCAAACACAGTGGTGTTGCCCGTGGATGAGTTCGAGGGCACAGAAACAGCAACGATTGAGGCCGGCTTGCTCCAAACACCGGCGCTAACCGGAATCGATCCCGATCACCCCTATCGCCATGTATCAGCTCACATCGCGACCGACGATCTGACTCCGTTGCAGACAAAGGGCAACTGGGAAGCCGCAATGACCGCCGCCCGGATGGCGCTGGCCTACCAGCTTCTCGGCGGAGCCCGATGGATGCTGGACGAAGCCCGCCAGCACGCCATCGACCGCGAGCAATTCGGTCGCCCGGTGGCGTCCTTTCAGGCGATTCGCCACAAATTGGCCGAGTCGCTAGCGCTAATCGAGGGAGCACAATCGGTGACCGAAGCGTGCCTCCGCGATCCCAACCCCCTGTTGGCCGGGCTGGCCAAGTCTTTGGCCGGTCAAGCTGCACTTACCACGGCGACCCATGCCCAGCAGGTGCTGGCCGGAATGGGCTTTACCGCCGAGCACAGCTTCCACCTGGGTCTCAAGCGAACGCTGGTGTTGGACGCGCTGTGCGGCTCATCCAACTGGCTCCCAACAGAGATCGGCCGCGATCTGTTGATATATGGGACCGTGCCCCGCCTCATCCAGCTCTGA
- a CDS encoding amidohydrolase family protein, with the protein MPNPTATALHGRGVLDIDTGEVIEPGYVRVEGNRIAEVGSDKHIADDCDEVIELPELTLLPGFMDMEVNLFMGGPGAGLFDSVQANPAKMTLRATANARRTLRAGYTTVRNLGLFVKTGGYLLDVALGEAIDAGWVDGPRIVPAGHAITPTGGHLDPTMFQALAPDVLPITVEEGVADGIDEIRRAVRYQIKYGAQLIKCCGSGGVMSHTGPAGAQQYSTEELTAIADEAHRRGLKVAIHCHGDQAVRSAIEAGIDCIEHGFLMSDDTIQLMVDTGTFLVSTTALTENWDVSNQPPELQAKAAEVFPQARQTISKAIEAGVKIAAGSDAPAIWHGRNAEELVVLVRRGMTPLQAIRAATVVSADLIDAPDLGRIAPGMLADIVGMPGDPLTEIERVQFVMKNGAVCKR; encoded by the coding sequence ATGCCCAACCCGACGGCCACCGCCCTGCACGGGCGAGGGGTGCTCGACATCGACACCGGCGAGGTGATCGAGCCCGGCTATGTGCGGGTGGAGGGCAACCGCATCGCCGAAGTCGGTTCCGACAAGCACATTGCCGACGACTGCGACGAGGTGATCGAGCTTCCCGAGCTCACGCTGTTGCCCGGCTTCATGGACATGGAGGTCAACCTGTTCATGGGCGGTCCCGGCGCGGGCCTGTTCGACTCGGTGCAGGCCAACCCGGCCAAGATGACGCTGCGGGCCACCGCCAACGCCCGCCGCACGCTGCGGGCCGGCTACACCACGGTGCGAAACCTGGGCTTGTTCGTGAAGACGGGCGGATACCTGCTCGACGTTGCCCTGGGCGAGGCCATCGACGCCGGATGGGTGGACGGCCCCCGGATCGTGCCCGCCGGTCACGCCATCACCCCCACCGGCGGACATCTCGACCCCACCATGTTCCAGGCCCTCGCCCCCGACGTGCTGCCCATAACGGTGGAAGAAGGGGTGGCCGACGGCATCGACGAAATCCGCCGGGCCGTGCGCTACCAGATCAAATATGGCGCCCAGTTGATCAAGTGCTGCGGTTCCGGCGGGGTGATGTCGCACACCGGGCCCGCCGGGGCCCAGCAATACTCCACCGAGGAGTTGACCGCCATCGCCGACGAGGCCCACCGCCGAGGCCTCAAAGTGGCCATCCACTGCCACGGCGACCAAGCCGTCCGCTCGGCCATCGAGGCCGGCATAGACTGCATCGAGCACGGCTTTCTGATGAGCGACGACACCATCCAGCTCATGGTGGACACCGGCACGTTCCTGGTGAGCACCACCGCTTTGACCGAGAACTGGGACGTTTCCAACCAGCCGCCGGAGCTCCAGGCCAAGGCGGCTGAGGTATTCCCTCAGGCCCGCCAGACCATCTCCAAGGCCATCGAGGCCGGGGTCAAGATAGCCGCCGGCAGCGACGCCCCTGCTATCTGGCACGGTCGCAACGCCGAGGAGTTGGTCGTTTTGGTGAGGCGGGGGATGACCCCGCTTCAGGCCATCCGGGCCGCCACGGTGGTCAGCGCCGACCTGATCGACGCCCCCGACCTCGGTCGCATTGCTCCGGGGATGCTGGCCGACATTGTCGGGATGCCCGGCGACCCGCTCACCGAGATCGAGCGGGTGCAGTTCGTGATGAAAAACGGCGCGGTCTGCAAGCGCTAA
- a CDS encoding VOC family protein, which translates to MTHHDHDPVYDVHPPAPRWTHIALRVADMDATIDWYTTYTPMRLLDRREDHMGYGAWLGHGDSPDSPFILVLAQFFPETDPFKDSPMAKLAPFAHLGIELTSREAVEETAAKGSAGGCLAMPPTDMPPPIGYICMLADPDGNMVEFSYDQGVYALASQLAQQQS; encoded by the coding sequence GTGACCCATCACGATCACGACCCCGTCTACGACGTCCATCCCCCCGCCCCCCGCTGGACCCACATCGCCTTGCGGGTGGCCGACATGGACGCCACCATCGACTGGTACACCACCTACACCCCGATGCGGCTCCTCGACCGACGGGAAGACCACATGGGCTACGGGGCCTGGTTGGGCCACGGCGACTCCCCCGACTCGCCCTTCATCTTGGTGTTGGCCCAGTTCTTCCCCGAGACCGACCCGTTCAAAGACTCACCCATGGCCAAGCTGGCCCCCTTCGCCCACCTGGGCATCGAGCTGACCAGCCGAGAGGCGGTGGAGGAGACGGCGGCCAAGGGCAGCGCCGGCGGATGTCTGGCCATGCCCCCCACCGACATGCCACCCCCCATCGGCTACATCTGCATGCTGGCCGACCCCGACGGCAACATGGTGGAGTTCTCCTACGACCAGGGGGTCTACGCTCTGGCCAGCCAGCTCGCCCAGCAACAGAGCTGA
- a CDS encoding cytochrome P450, producing MTASAPSAPYYDPYDFEIDNDPNSVWKRLRDECPLYYNDKHDFWALSRWDDVEAGLKDHTRLISGRGTVLELLKAEVEMPPGMILFDDPPRHAVYRSLLARVFTPKQMNAIEPQVRRFCADALDALKGAESFDVIESLGAPMPMRVIGMLLGIPESDQQAIRDQIDSGLRLESSEMPIGGAVQTMEVSAAEGNYGEYLDWRKENPSDDVMTQLIHTEFEDHTGVVRRLTREEILSYIGLLSAAGNETTTKLIGWTMLMLGLLPDQRWEVAADPGLIPNTIEESLRYEAPSPVQARYVKQAVEYHGTTVPEGSAILLLNGSANRDHRKWGDTADDFDIHRDINHHLSFGYGLHFCLGAALARLEGRVALDEMLKRFPDWTVDLDQSERAHTSTVRGWDKLTLVIG from the coding sequence ATGACGGCATCGGCTCCTTCTGCCCCCTACTACGACCCCTACGACTTCGAGATCGACAACGATCCCAACTCGGTGTGGAAGCGGCTGCGCGACGAGTGCCCGCTGTACTACAACGATAAGCACGACTTCTGGGCGCTCAGCCGGTGGGACGACGTGGAGGCTGGCCTGAAAGACCACACCCGGCTGATCTCCGGGCGGGGCACGGTGCTGGAGTTGCTCAAGGCCGAGGTGGAGATGCCCCCGGGCATGATCTTGTTCGACGATCCGCCCCGCCACGCGGTTTATCGGAGTCTGCTGGCCCGGGTATTCACCCCCAAGCAGATGAATGCCATCGAGCCCCAAGTGCGGCGCTTTTGCGCTGATGCACTCGATGCCCTCAAAGGCGCCGAGAGCTTCGATGTGATCGAGTCGTTGGGTGCGCCGATGCCCATGCGGGTAATCGGCATGCTGCTCGGCATCCCCGAGTCGGATCAGCAGGCCATTCGCGACCAGATCGACAGCGGCCTGCGGCTTGAGTCAAGCGAGATGCCGATAGGGGGCGCGGTCCAGACGATGGAAGTTTCCGCGGCCGAGGGGAATTACGGCGAGTACCTCGACTGGCGGAAGGAGAATCCGTCCGACGATGTGATGACCCAGCTCATCCACACCGAGTTCGAGGATCACACCGGCGTTGTCCGCCGCCTCACCCGAGAGGAGATCCTCAGCTACATCGGCCTGTTGTCCGCGGCAGGCAACGAGACCACCACCAAGCTCATCGGGTGGACGATGCTGATGCTGGGGTTGTTGCCCGACCAGCGCTGGGAGGTCGCTGCCGACCCCGGTCTCATCCCCAACACCATCGAAGAGTCGCTGCGCTATGAGGCCCCGTCGCCGGTGCAGGCCCGCTACGTGAAGCAGGCCGTGGAGTACCACGGCACCACCGTGCCCGAGGGCAGCGCCATCTTGCTGCTCAACGGGTCGGCCAACCGCGACCATCGCAAGTGGGGCGACACCGCCGACGACTTCGACATCCACCGCGATATCAACCACCACTTGTCATTCGGCTATGGGCTGCACTTCTGCCTCGGCGCGGCGCTGGCCCGCCTGGAGGGCCGGGTGGCGCTCGATGAGATGCTCAAGCGATTCCCCGATTGGACTGTCGACCTCGACCAATCCGAGCGGGCCCACACCTCCACGGTGCGGGGCTGGGACAAGCTGACGCTGGTGATCGGCTGA
- a CDS encoding amidohydrolase family protein, producing MAFAPEDLILISVDDHIIEPPDLFDAHLPERYKADAPRIVRRDDGADVWRFGEVEVPNVALNAVAGRPKEEYGVEPQSLEEIRPGCFMVDERIKDMNACGVLASMNFPSFPGFAARLFAVEDEEFGLALVRAYNDWHIDEWCGAHPGRFIPMALPVIWDAEKCAEEVRRVADKGCHSLSFTENPAALGYPSFHDRYWDPLWAAVCDTDTVLSIHLGSSGQLSFPAPDSPPDVMITLQPMNIQSAAADLLWSRVLKEFPAIRIALSEGSTGWVPYFLERVDRTYDMHHRWTGQDFGGRVPSDVFRQHFLTCFISDHTGVYLRNQIGIDNISWECDYPHSDSAWPDAPEELAKLMTEAGVAQDEADKITHRNAMAWYSFDPFSHVPLEQASVGALRAAAAGHDVSIRSMSRREKLTAEQVQARWQNMGQSAAGTGAQRAS from the coding sequence ATGGCCTTTGCTCCCGAAGACCTGATTCTCATCAGCGTCGACGATCACATCATCGAGCCTCCCGATCTCTTCGATGCCCACTTGCCGGAGCGCTACAAGGCCGACGCGCCCCGTATCGTGCGCCGTGATGACGGGGCCGATGTGTGGCGTTTCGGCGAGGTCGAGGTGCCCAACGTGGCCCTCAACGCAGTGGCCGGCCGTCCCAAGGAGGAGTACGGCGTCGAGCCCCAGTCGCTGGAGGAGATCCGGCCGGGGTGTTTCATGGTTGACGAGCGGATCAAGGACATGAACGCCTGCGGAGTGCTGGCGTCGATGAACTTTCCGTCGTTTCCCGGATTTGCCGCCCGGTTGTTCGCAGTGGAAGACGAGGAGTTCGGCCTGGCTCTGGTGCGGGCTTACAACGACTGGCACATAGACGAGTGGTGCGGGGCCCATCCGGGGCGGTTCATCCCCATGGCGCTGCCGGTTATTTGGGACGCCGAGAAGTGCGCTGAGGAGGTGCGCCGGGTGGCCGACAAGGGCTGCCACTCGCTTTCGTTCACCGAGAACCCAGCCGCCCTGGGCTATCCGAGTTTCCACGACCGGTACTGGGACCCGCTGTGGGCCGCGGTGTGCGACACCGACACGGTGCTGTCGATCCATTTGGGCTCATCGGGTCAGCTCAGCTTCCCGGCGCCCGACTCGCCCCCCGACGTGATGATCACCCTTCAGCCGATGAACATCCAATCGGCCGCCGCCGACCTGCTGTGGTCCCGGGTGCTCAAGGAGTTCCCCGCCATCCGCATCGCCTTGTCGGAGGGGAGCACCGGATGGGTGCCGTATTTCTTGGAGCGGGTCGACCGCACCTACGACATGCACCACCGCTGGACCGGCCAGGATTTCGGCGGCCGGGTGCCCAGCGACGTGTTCCGCCAGCACTTCCTCACCTGTTTCATCTCCGACCACACCGGGGTGTATCTGCGCAACCAGATCGGCATCGACAACATAAGCTGGGAGTGCGACTACCCCCACAGCGACTCGGCGTGGCCCGACGCCCCCGAAGAATTGGCGAAGCTGATGACCGAGGCTGGGGTGGCCCAGGACGAGGCGGACAAGATCACCCATCGAAACGCCATGGCGTGGTATTCGTTCGACCCCTTCAGCCATGTTCCTCTAGAGCAGGCCTCGGTGGGCGCTCTGCGGGCGGCCGCCGCCGGCCACGACGTGAGCATCCGCTCGATGAGCCGGCGGGAGAAGCTGACCGCCGAGCAGGTCCAGGCGCGCTGGCAGAACATGGGCCAGAGCGCCGCGGGCACCGGCGCGCAGCGGGCCAGCTGA
- a CDS encoding VOC family protein, whose product MTYPNTLIFVDFPSDDPEASAVFYHEVFGWEVEPRPAGIFHRIVPGQNFQLDDGSQSEIGNLHMGIHNAANARPHPDPDGVEPRGLSQDGRTVRIWILVSDDDSSDAIMDRALARGATELWRDHYWAEFNGFNAAFKDPWGNTLILWTKGGDDPQIPDGWTDE is encoded by the coding sequence ATGACCTACCCCAACACTCTCATCTTCGTTGACTTCCCCTCCGACGACCCCGAGGCATCGGCGGTCTTCTACCACGAGGTGTTCGGCTGGGAGGTGGAGCCCCGTCCCGCGGGCATATTCCACCGGATCGTCCCCGGCCAGAACTTCCAGCTGGACGACGGCTCTCAGAGCGAGATCGGCAACCTGCACATGGGGATCCACAACGCGGCCAACGCCCGCCCCCACCCCGACCCCGACGGCGTCGAGCCCCGCGGGCTGTCCCAAGACGGGCGCACCGTGCGGATCTGGATCCTGGTGAGCGACGACGACTCCTCCGACGCCATCATGGACCGGGCCCTGGCCCGCGGCGCCACCGAGCTGTGGCGCGATCACTACTGGGCCGAGTTCAACGGGTTCAACGCCGCCTTCAAAGACCCGTGGGGCAACACCCTCATCTTGTGGACCAAGGGCGGCGACGATCCCCAGATCCCCGACGGCTGGACCGACGAGTAG
- a CDS encoding TetR/AcrR family transcriptional regulator, translated as MKVDELGRDTMWRDRAIERSTRTARDRAAKRVQQFLDAARDAIAAKASTEFTVQEVVDQSKQSVRSFYQYFDSKHELLLVLFEEEMGIAVARIRTATAEGGPLDRLEQVVLMVYDLCAPGRVSEQPLFAEFAQRLLVDHPEEVVAAYSPLYEYVAEIVEQVGEAGLLREGRPRRLAAVVLQAATVTAGRSTGVDRPVTGEEVWRFCLHAIVPDHKLS; from the coding sequence ATGAAGGTCGACGAACTGGGCCGGGACACGATGTGGCGAGACCGGGCCATCGAGCGGTCGACCCGGACGGCCCGAGACCGGGCGGCCAAGCGGGTTCAGCAGTTTCTCGACGCGGCCCGCGATGCCATCGCGGCCAAGGCCTCAACGGAGTTCACCGTTCAAGAGGTGGTCGACCAGTCGAAGCAGTCGGTGCGGAGCTTCTACCAGTACTTCGACAGCAAGCACGAGCTGCTGCTGGTTCTGTTCGAAGAGGAGATGGGCATCGCGGTGGCCCGTATCCGGACGGCCACTGCCGAGGGCGGTCCGCTCGACCGTCTGGAGCAGGTGGTGCTGATGGTGTACGACCTGTGCGCGCCGGGACGGGTATCGGAGCAGCCGCTGTTTGCCGAGTTCGCCCAGCGGCTACTGGTCGACCACCCCGAGGAGGTGGTGGCGGCCTATTCACCCCTCTACGAATACGTGGCCGAGATCGTGGAGCAGGTAGGTGAAGCCGGTCTCCTTCGGGAAGGGCGCCCGCGACGTCTAGCAGCTGTCGTCCTCCAGGCCGCCACCGTCACCGCGGGGCGGAGCACCGGTGTGGATCGGCCGGTCACCGGCGAGGAAGTCTGGCGCTTCTGCCTCCACGCCATCGTCCCCGATCACAAGCTGTCGTAG